One segment of Syngnathus typhle isolate RoL2023-S1 ecotype Sweden linkage group LG9, RoL_Styp_1.0, whole genome shotgun sequence DNA contains the following:
- the tmem30c gene encoding transmembrane protein 30C translates to MAKAKSGPLARRPDNSAFKQQRLPAWSPMLTANTVLPFFYFTAVICLVLGIWLLLTAQSVQEIRVDYTDNGACARCHDMRKDVSNAALPCTCKLYFPVDRALKGDVFFYYALQNFHQNLRRYMDSRDDAQMVGRKTNLKKPSSYCKPFATNDKGLPIAPCGAVANSIFNDSFKFEYLGSGSSEYPVPLIRKGISWYTDKNIKYRNPRTENRTLAEVFQGTALPPYWHKPVYELDTQDAINNGFINEALIVWMREAAFPNFKKLYGVLLRTNKPFQSGLPKGNYSVEITYNYPVQYFRGRKQVVLTTLNWFGGPNQFLPIAFLITSSLVLLAAIGLTVIWWKFGKDGKNMGEL, encoded by the exons ATGGCCAAAGCCAAGAGCGGACCCCTGGCCCGTAGGCCCGACAACTCGGCCTTCAAACAGCAGCGCCTGCCCGCCTGGTCACCCATGCTGACGGCTAACACCGTGCTGCCTTTCTTCTACTTCACGGCTGTCATCTGCTTGGTGCTGGGAATTTGGCTTCTGCTCACGGCACAGAGTGTCCAGGAAATCCGG GTGGATTACACAGACAACGGCGCGTGTGCACGATGTCACGACATGCGTAAGGATGTGAGCAACGCAGCATTGCCCTGCACTTGTAAACTGTACTTTCCCGTGGACAGGGCCTTGAAG GGGGATGTCTTTTTCTACTACGCCCTTCAAAACTTCCACCAGAACCTGCGCAGATATATGGACTCCAGGGATGACGCGCAGATGGTCGGCAGGAAGACCAACCTGAAG AAACCCAGTTCTTATTGCAAGCCATTTGCCACCAACGACAAAGGACTGCCTATCGCTCCCTGTGGCGCTGTGGCCAACAGCATCTTTAATG ATTCCTTCAAGTTCGAATATCTTGGCTCTGGTAGTTCCGAGTACCCTGTGCCTTTAATACGCAAAGGCATCAGCTGGTACACGGACAAAAACATCAAGTACCGCAACCCGCGGACAGAAAACAGGACCTTGGCTGAAGTCTTCCAAG GCACGGCATTACCTCCCTACTGGCACAAGCCTGTCTACGAGCTGGATACACAAGACGCCATCAACAACGGCTTCATCAATGAAGCGCTCATCGTGTGGATGCGAGAGGCCGCCTTCCCCAACTTCAAGAAGCTCTACGGCGTTTTGCTCCGCACCAACAAACCCTTCCAGAGCGGCCTCCCGAAAGGCAACTACAGCGTGGAGATAACCTACA ACTACCCCGTGCAGTACTTCAGAGGCAGGAAGCAGGTGGTCCTGACCACTTTGAACTGGTTCGGCGGTCCCAACCAGTTCCTGCCCATCGCTTTCTTGATCACCAGCAGTCTGGTCCTGCTGGCAGCCATCGGGCTCACTGTCATCTGGTGGAAGTTTGGGAAGGATGGGAAGAACATGGGTGAGTTATGA
- the dcbld2 gene encoding discoidin, CUB and LCCL domain-containing protein 2 has translation MEGAVMVGRGPTGAGVLVLSILVIILTAEGCRAQKGDGCGPTVLGPSSGTLSSLGYPEPYPNNTVCEWEISVPPGTRIHFCFAELDIDDGDCQVNYLRLYNGIGPTRSEIAKYCGLNVKVNKLIESAGNQITVQFMSGRHHTGRGFYLSYSTTEHTDLITCLHKGSDFPEAEFSKYCPAGCLTSTEEVSGTIPTGYRESSPLCLAAVHAGVVSNAVGGRIHVVSSKGIPQYKGTLANNVTSTGGTLSNSLFTFRTNGCYGTLGLGSGGVADIQISASSVWEWNDVAGQVSVWAPSGARLNKAGLPWAPSHNDQHQWLQVDLKRQKRITGITSTGSTLREYPYYVSAYRVLFSHDGERWLCYKEANSTQDMIFQGNINYQDEVRNNFIPPIEARYLRINPTWWQQRIAIKVELLGCQVSSARKAMEPRMVPPPRFSPRPAATKRPRTFSKTTPPPDIRNTTMPPLAGKDVALAAVLVPVLVMVLTALILLVVCAWHWRSRKKSSEGTYDLPHWNRTDWWKSMKQLLPSKMVEAEDSVRYSSSEVGRLTARGAVPRLHAEPAEYAEPLVSGVTTLGARSTFKPDESPDPSYSDPDLYDAPISPDVYHAYAEPLPASGAEYATPIVVDMGRHLSGGAPATLLLARTDGSQSAYDTPKTATGHDPTYQVPQCGTNRAEGGA, from the exons ATGGAAGGAGCGGTAATGGTGGGCAGGGGGCCGACAGGGGCCGGGGTTCTCGTCCTGTCGATCCTCGTCATCATCCTCACCGCGGAAGGCTGCAGGGCGCAGAAAG GTGATGGCTGCGGACCCACAGTGCTGGGCCCGAGTAGTGGGACGCTGTCGTCGCTGGGCTACCCGGAGCCGTACCCCAACAACACGGTCTGCGAGTGGGAGATCAGCGTACCCCCTGGCACCAGGATCCACTTCTGCTTCGCTGAGCTGGACATTGACGACGGTGACTGCCAGGTCAACTACCTCCGCCTGTACAATGGCATCGGACCTACCAGGAGCGAAATTG CGAAGTACTGCGGCTTGAACGTGAAGGTGAACAAACTAATAGAGTCCGCTGGCAATCAGATCACAGTACAATTCATGAGCGGGAGACATCACACTGGACGTGGATTCTACCTGTCCTACTCCACCACAGAACACACAG ATCTCATCACATGCCTACACAAAGGAAGTGATTTCCCCGAGGCGGAGTTTAG CAAATACTGTCCAGCCGGATGCTTGACGTCAACAGAGGAGGTTTCCGGAACAATACCGACTGGATACCGAGAG TCATCTCCGCTGTGTTTGGCTGCTGTGCACGCTGGCGTGGTATCCAACGCCGTGGGGGGCAGGATCCATGTGGTTAGCAGTAAAGGGATCCCGCAGTATAAGGGCACACTGGCCAACAACGTCACGTCCACTgg AGGAACACTGTCAAACAGTCTCTTCACCTTTAGGACAAACG GCTGCTATGGAACGCTGGGGTTAGGGTCCGGTGGCGTGGCAGATATTCAGATCTCCGCCTCGTCCGTATGGGAGTGGAATGACGTGGCGGGTCAGGTCAGCGTGTGGGCGCCGTCGGGAGCTCGGCTCAATAAGGCGGGGCTGCCCTGGGCGCCCTCCCACAACGACCAACACCAGTGGCTGCAGGTGGACCTAAAACGACAGAAGAGGATCACAG GCATCACCAGCACAGGCTCTACGCTGAGGGAATACCCGTACTACGTGTCGGCATACCGCGTCCTTTTCAGTCACGACGGCGAGCGGTGGCTGTGCTACAAGGAAGCCAACTCCACGCAAGACATG ATTTTCCAAGGCAACATCAACTACCAGGATGAGGTGAGGAATAATTTCATCCCCCCCATCGAGGCGCGCTACCTGAGGATTAATCCAACCTGGTGGCAGCAGAGGATCGCTATCAAGGTGGAGCTGCTCGGATGCCAAGTGTCTTCAG CGAGGAAGGCTATGGAGCCCAGGATGGTCCCGCCTCCCCGTTTCAGCCCTCGTCCGGCAGCCACAAAACGCCCACGTACGTTCAGCAAGACCACACCACCTCCGGATATCAGAAACACCACCATGCCGCCTCTCGCTGGCAAAG ATGTGGCGCTGGCTGCTGTCCTTGTGCCCGTTTTGGTCATGGTGTTGACAGCACTCATCTTGCTGGTGGTATGTGCTTGGCACTGGAGGAGTCG GAAGAAGAGCTCCGAAGGAACGTATGATCTTCCTCACTGGAATCGCACTG ACTGGTGGAAAAGTATGAAGCAGTTACTGCCGTCCAAAATGGTGGAGGCGGAGGACTCTGTCCGCTATAGCAGCAGCGAGGTGGGCCGGCTTACGGCGAGGGGCGCCGTTCCGAGACTGCACGCCGAACCCGCAG AATACGCAGAGCCCCTGGTGAGCGGCGTAACAACACTGGGTGCCCGGTCCACCTTTAAACCCGACGAGAGTCCCGACCCGAGTTACAGCGACCCCGACCTGTACGACGCCCCCATCTCCCCAGATGTCTATCACGCCTACGCGGAGCCCCTGCCCGCCTCGGGGGCTGAGTACGCCACGCCCATCGTGGTGGACATGGGCCGCCATTTGTCAGGAGGCGCGCCCGCCACATTGCTGCTGGCACGGACAGATGGCAGCCAGTCGGCATACGACACACCCAAAACCGCCACGGGACACGACCCCACCTATCAGGTGCCCCAGTGCGGCACCAACAGAGCCGAAGGGGGCGCGTGA